Proteins encoded by one window of Candidatus Methylacidiphilales bacterium:
- the lpxK gene encoding tetraacyldisaccharide 4'-kinase: MQTILEELEQFAIDVILERRYGKRATLLRALLYLLSFPYRWGVAARLWLYRERIAKVHHLGVQVISVGNLTVGGTGKTPIVEMIARLLAQKGRKVAILSRGYRSKPEPISKRLSRLMFPWIPASPPRVVSDGKTIFLDSEKAGDEPYMLARNLKTVPVLVDKDRVKSGLYAIEKFGTEILVLDDGLQYLSLFERTNVVLVDREAPFGNEYVLPRGTLREPHEQMKRADLIIVTKCDGGDTQPLLARLRLLNPHAPIILCRHAPRYLQNFFSDERLPLSELRNAHVGTISGIARPESFEKGVKNLGAKIIYSKQFADHHRFSAQEIERVIQHTHARGGKMVVTTEKDAVRFPPLGSSLLPLFFLRVEIEIIEGKEAFESWMERLVKGHQLELEEIETLLTHV; encoded by the coding sequence ATGCAGACGATCCTCGAGGAACTTGAGCAATTCGCCATCGATGTGATTCTGGAGCGGCGTTACGGAAAACGGGCGACACTCTTAAGAGCCTTGCTATATTTACTTTCGTTCCCCTACCGATGGGGTGTGGCCGCGCGTCTTTGGCTGTATCGAGAGCGGATTGCCAAAGTGCATCACCTCGGCGTTCAAGTCATCAGCGTCGGTAATCTAACGGTCGGTGGCACTGGAAAAACGCCCATCGTTGAAATGATAGCAAGACTACTAGCTCAAAAAGGCCGTAAGGTGGCAATTTTGAGCCGCGGTTACCGCAGTAAACCCGAACCAATAAGCAAGAGGCTCTCGCGACTGATGTTTCCTTGGATCCCAGCCTCTCCACCAAGGGTAGTCTCCGATGGGAAAACAATTTTTTTAGACTCTGAAAAAGCAGGGGACGAGCCATATATGTTGGCGCGCAATCTCAAGACAGTGCCTGTGCTTGTAGATAAAGACCGTGTCAAGTCGGGTCTGTATGCGATTGAGAAATTTGGAACGGAAATTTTAGTGCTCGATGATGGGTTGCAGTATCTCTCGCTTTTTGAGCGCACCAACGTCGTATTGGTGGATCGGGAGGCGCCATTTGGAAATGAATACGTCCTGCCGCGAGGCACCTTGCGCGAGCCTCATGAACAGATGAAGCGAGCAGATCTCATCATCGTTACAAAATGCGATGGAGGCGATACACAACCACTCCTTGCAAGACTGCGTTTACTCAATCCACACGCACCAATCATTCTCTGTCGCCATGCACCACGTTATCTACAAAATTTCTTTAGTGACGAGCGTTTGCCTTTGAGCGAATTGAGAAATGCGCATGTCGGAACGATCTCCGGCATCGCCCGTCCAGAGAGCTTCGAGAAAGGAGTGAAAAATTTGGGAGCGAAGATTATTTATTCTAAACAATTCGCCGATCATCATCGTTTCTCCGCTCAGGAAATCGAGCGAGTGATTCAACACACCCACGCACGCGGAGGCAAAATGGTCGTCACTACAGAAAAAGATGCGGTGCGTTTCCCGCCTCTAGGTAGCTCGCTCTTGCCCTTGTTTTTCCTTAGAGTCGAGATTGAAATCATTGAAGGTAAGGAAGCCTTCGAATCTTGGATGGAGCGACTCGTAAAAGGACATCAGCTTGAACTCGAGGAAATTGAGACCTTGTTGACTCATGTCTAA